ATCATTCAACAACTGCCCCTCTCCATAACCAATAGCACTTTGTATTCTACTTGAAAGAATCCCTTTTGAAACAATATATTCTTTAGTTGATTTTGCCCTTCTATCTGACAATGATCGATTATATTCTTTTTTACCTCTACTATCAGTATGTGATTCTATTTTAATAATCATCTTTGGGTGATTTTCCATTACAGAAACAATATGCGCTAGCTCTTTTGCTGCATCATTACGAATATTATGTTTATCAAAATCGAAGTAAATAGGATTAATTACTATTTGATTTTCTATAATTAAAGGTACTAATTGTAAGTTTTGAGTTATTAACTGCTTATTTACATCAAGTGTTTTCGCTGTTTTTTCATCTTTCTTATAGTCATTTTTTGATGCTGTAACAGTAAAATTCTTCTCACACTCTACCAACTCAAAAGAATAACTACCATCTTTATTTGTTGTTTTTTCAGCAACTATCACCCCTTCTTCACTTATTAGTTTTACAGTTACATTATTTAATGGCTTATTTGTTTTAGCTTCATAAACTACCCCAGAAACATCTTCTTTACACTTGTATACTATAAAACTATATATATCGTCGTCTCCTTTTCCCTTTTTTCTATTTGAGGAAAAGAATCCATTATTCCTTTTATTATTTATAATAAATGAAAAATCGTCATAAGCTCCATTTATAGGAGCTCCTAAGTTTACAGGTTTAGTATAAATATCTCTTTCTTTTTTTGCTTCAAAAATATCTAGAGCACCAAGTCCTAGATGCCCGTCTGATGCAAAATATAAAGTCCCTTCACTATCTATAAAAGGAAACATTTCTCTTCCTTCTGTATTTATATTTTTTCCTAAATTTTCTGGAGTACTAAAGGTATTATTATCTAGTATATTTACTTTATAAACATCTGTTAAACCAAAACCATTTGGCATATCAGATACAAAATACAATACTTTTTCATCAACACTTAAAGCTGGATGTCCTACTGAATAATTATCATTATTAAAAGGGAGCTCTATAGCATTACCCCATTCTCCATCAATTTTATCGGTTTTATATATTTTAAGATGTGCTACTTCATCATCTCCTCCTTTTAATTTTTTACCATCAAAATTAGTTCTAGTAAAATACATGATGTTACCGTTAGATGTAATTATTGCGTTTGACTCGTGATATTTAGAACTAACCGATGCTACTTTAACTTGCTCTTCGACATCTAAAACTTTTTCTTTAATTTTAAAAATCTCTTTTGCCTTATAAATATTTAAATGAGGTTGATTATTCCACTTATATAATCTTTTATCATTAACCCCATCTGGCTTAGTTGATGCGAAGTAAAAATCATCATTAAACACAAAACCTCCAAAATCAGAATATTTAGTATTTATTGACAAGTTATTTATACTTACAAATACTTTCTTCTTCTGTGTGTATTCTACAAAATAATTTAGGTTATCCTGTAATGATCTTACGCTACTATTATATTTGTTTTTTGCTTTTAATTTTAAAAGCCATTTATCTGACTCCTCAATTTTTCCGTTACTTTTTAATGACTGCGCATATTTAAAAATATATTCAGAATTTGTAATAGCCTCATGCCTTTTAAACAATTCCTTATACCATTTTTCAGATGCAGTAAAATCAGAATTATAATAATATGAATCTCCTAAACGACTTAAAACCTCATAAGAATCATCTCCCTTATTAAAAATTTTCTCATATAACTCCGCAGATTTTTTATATGAGTATTCATTATAGTACTTATCAGCTATAGCTTTTCTTTGCCCAAAAGAAACAGCAATTACAAACAGAAATAATAATGTTATTTTTTTATTCATTCTTTATACAAAACGTTTAAACTAAAAATATTTTTCTTTAAAAATTAATTAAGTCCTCTTTCTTTTTTTATTTGCTCGTAAGCTGCTTGAATTTTCTGAAACTTTTCTTTGGCTCCTTTTTTATGCTCTTCACCTAGCCCTTCTAATTTGTCTGGGTGATATTTTTTAGCCATTTTTCTATACCCTTTTTTTAACTGATCATTAGAAGCTGATTTGGTTATCTCTAAAATTTTATAAGCACTATCAGACTCATCATAAAACATTGCTTTTATTGATGAATAATCATGATTGTTTATATATAAATAATTAGCAATTTTTCTTATTTCTTCTTCTTCTTCTGCTGTTACTTCGTCATCTGCTTTTGCTATTCCGAATAAAAAATGCAACAATTGCAAACGTGAAGAGTGTGACATATGTTGACGAATTTGTAAACAAACCTCACGTGTTGATACTTGTTTTTTTATAATTCCGCTAAACAACTTAAAAGCATTATTAGCACGCTCTTTACCATACATTTTAACAAAATGCATACGCACATAATCTAATTCTCGCTGATCAACTCTTCCATCAGCTTTAATAACAACTGATGCTAAGATTAATAAGGTTATTTCAAAATCACCAGAAGTAGCTCTTCCTCTTTGTTGAGGCTGCGATTGTCTTTGATAATCTTGCTGTTCTTGTGTAAAATCTTCTACTGATACGCCATCAATAAAACTACCTACAGCAAAACCTATAATAGCCCCTATTGGACCTCCCATTGTAAATCCAGCTCCGGCTCCAAGCCATTTTGCAAATTTTCCCATTTTTTAATTTTAAAGGTGCAAAGATAGTATTAACTCTTTATAAAAAAACCTCATTTATTTTGGTTTGATTCTTGCTTTTAAATGAAGTATATTTGTATAAACAATTTTAACAATAAAAATATGTACCCAGAAGAATTAGTAAAACCGATGCGTGATCAATTAATCGATGCTGGTTTTGATGCTTTATATACTGCTGAAGATGTTGATAACGCTTTAGCAAAAGAAGGAACAACTTTAGTAATGGTAAATTCTGTTTGTGGTTGTGCCGCTGGTACTGCTAGACCAGGAGCTATTGCTTCTTTAGGAGCAGATAAAACTCCTACAAATTTAACTACTGTTTTTGCTGGTGTCGAAAAAGAATCTACATCAAGAGCAAGAGAACTTATGGTTCCTTTTCCTCCGTCATCTCCTGCAATTGCTTTATTTAAAGATGGTAATTTAGTTCATATGTTAGAACGTCATCATATTGAAGGGCATTCAGCTCAAGCTATTGCTCAGAATTTAGCAGGAGCTTATGATGAATTTTGTTCATAGAAATTCATTAGCATAAATAAAAAATCCAGCAAATTTGCTGGATTTTTTATTTATACCTTTTTAATAACGCTAGTAACAATACCCCAAATAATAAAATTATTTTCTTCTGTAATTTTAATTATCGGGTAGTCTGGGTTTTCAGGTTGTAACCAAACTTCATCCTTTTCTACTTTTAATCTTTTTACAGTAAATTCTCCATCTAAAAAACAAACAGCAATCTTATTATTCTCAGGCGAAATACTTCTATCAATTACTAATAAATCATTATCATCCAGTCCTGCACCTATCATAGATTGCCCACTAACTTTTGCAAAAAAAGTAGCTTCTTTATTTCGTATCAATTCTTCATCTAACGATATACGTGTTTCTCTAAAATCATCGGCTGGTGACGGAAACCCTGCAGAAATACCAATATCTTTAAAAATTGTACCTTCAGTTTTACTCATTTCTTTAGGCGAAAAAAAAGTTAATCCTTTTAATGTATTCATTTTTTATTTTACGCTTATAATGTCATTAATATTTGTGGTATACTTAGGCGACAATCGTTCTTGACGCATTTTCCAGGTACGTTGCAAATCTTGATTTGCTAATTTAACCTTATCTGATTTAAAAGTCTTATTTAATTTATCAATTGCCTGCATTAATGGCTTATGCTTTGGGTTTTCTTTTTCAAACATATTAATTTGATAATTATCCGATGGCACCAAACCTGTAACAATAACACCTGCTCTTTTATATTTTATTCCTTTTTTAAAAATAGTACGCACCGCTTCTACGGCACTTTTACTTATTGTTAATGTTGAATTTGTTGGATATGAAAACACAACTGTTTTACTAGCGCTGTGTTGCTCACTGTCTTTTTTATGGCGATCACTATGCAACATAACAATAATCATATGACAGCTTGAATTTTGCTTTCGTAATTTCTCTGCACAACTCACTGCAAACGTAGCCACTCTTTCTTTTATATTATCAATATCTGAAAAAGTATATTCAAAACTTCGTGTAGTTGCAATTGCTTTTTTGGTTGTTGGCTCATCTAGTAATATTTTAGATTCACCTTCTAAATCTTTCTTCAATTTCCAAATAGTAATTGATAACTTTTTTCGAACCCATTCATCATTTAGTTGTGTAAAATCATACGCTTTTACACAACCTTTTCCTTTTAAGGTTTTTTGTAACCTACTACCAATACCCCAAACATTTTCAATAGAAGTCCATTTTAATGCTTTTATTCTTTTTTCATCAGAATCAATAACATAAACACCTTTTGTTTCTTTCGGAAATTTACGTGCAATTTTATTTGCTACCTTGCTTAATGCCTTAGTTGGCGCAACACCAACACAGGTAGGAATACCTGTCCATTGTAAAACCCTACTTCTTATCTGAGTACTATATTCTTCTAAATTATATTTCTCAAACCCTTTTAATTCTAAAAAAGCTTCATCAATAGAATACACTTCAATATCCGGCGAAAACTGTTCGAGTATTTTCATTACGCGTGCACTCA
This genomic stretch from Tenacibaculum sp. Bg11-29 harbors:
- a CDS encoding LexA family transcriptional regulator: MNTLKGLTFFSPKEMSKTEGTIFKDIGISAGFPSPADDFRETRISLDEELIRNKEATFFAKVSGQSMIGAGLDDNDLLVIDRSISPENNKIAVCFLDGEFTVKRLKVEKDEVWLQPENPDYPIIKITEENNFIIWGIVTSVIKKV
- a CDS encoding TerB family tellurite resistance protein translates to MGKFAKWLGAGAGFTMGGPIGAIIGFAVGSFIDGVSVEDFTQEQQDYQRQSQPQQRGRATSGDFEITLLILASVVIKADGRVDQRELDYVRMHFVKMYGKERANNAFKLFSGIIKKQVSTREVCLQIRQHMSHSSRLQLLHFLFGIAKADDEVTAEEEEEIRKIANYLYINNHDYSSIKAMFYDESDSAYKILEITKSASNDQLKKGYRKMAKKYHPDKLEGLGEEHKKGAKEKFQKIQAAYEQIKKERGLN
- a CDS encoding OmpA family protein, coding for MNKKITLLFLFVIAVSFGQRKAIADKYYNEYSYKKSAELYEKIFNKGDDSYEVLSRLGDSYYYNSDFTASEKWYKELFKRHEAITNSEYIFKYAQSLKSNGKIEESDKWLLKLKAKNKYNSSVRSLQDNLNYFVEYTQKKKVFVSINNLSINTKYSDFGGFVFNDDFYFASTKPDGVNDKRLYKWNNQPHLNIYKAKEIFKIKEKVLDVEEQVKVASVSSKYHESNAIITSNGNIMYFTRTNFDGKKLKGGDDEVAHLKIYKTDKIDGEWGNAIELPFNNDNYSVGHPALSVDEKVLYFVSDMPNGFGLTDVYKVNILDNNTFSTPENLGKNINTEGREMFPFIDSEGTLYFASDGHLGLGALDIFEAKKERDIYTKPVNLGAPINGAYDDFSFIINNKRNNGFFSSNRKKGKGDDDIYSFIVYKCKEDVSGVVYEAKTNKPLNNVTVKLISEEGVIVAEKTTNKDGSYSFELVECEKNFTVTASKNDYKKDEKTAKTLDVNKQLITQNLQLVPLIIENQIVINPIYFDFDKHNIRNDAAKELAHIVSVMENHPKMIIKIESHTDSRGKKEYNRSLSDRRAKSTKEYIVSKGILSSRIQSAIGYGEGQLLNDCYDDKLNKCSKEEHQKNRRSYFYILKK
- a CDS encoding BrxA/BrxB family bacilliredoxin, which translates into the protein MYPEELVKPMRDQLIDAGFDALYTAEDVDNALAKEGTTLVMVNSVCGCAAGTARPGAIASLGADKTPTNLTTVFAGVEKESTSRARELMVPFPPSSPAIALFKDGNLVHMLERHHIEGHSAQAIAQNLAGAYDEFCS
- a CDS encoding Y-family DNA polymerase: MYALVDCNNFYASCERVFNPGLQGKPVAILSNNDGCVIAMSDEAKYIELPFGAPIFKWEQFCKNNNITVLSSNYPLYGDMSARVMKILEQFSPDIEVYSIDEAFLELKGFEKYNLEEYSTQIRSRVLQWTGIPTCVGVAPTKALSKVANKIARKFPKETKGVYVIDSDEKRIKALKWTSIENVWGIGSRLQKTLKGKGCVKAYDFTQLNDEWVRKKLSITIWKLKKDLEGESKILLDEPTTKKAIATTRSFEYTFSDIDNIKERVATFAVSCAEKLRKQNSSCHMIIVMLHSDRHKKDSEQHSASKTVVFSYPTNSTLTISKSAVEAVRTIFKKGIKYKRAGVIVTGLVPSDNYQINMFEKENPKHKPLMQAIDKLNKTFKSDKVKLANQDLQRTWKMRQERLSPKYTTNINDIISVK